A genomic stretch from Borrelia hispanica CRI includes:
- the malQ gene encoding 4-alpha-glucanotransferase: protein MKRKSGILLSISSLPSKYGIGDLGKGAYEFVDFLASSSQSYWQILPYSLPNCSGVPYLSCSAFAGNISYIDLNAIDRFIDVDLGTFGCLEDRYIDYDKLKTKNMILRDAALNFLHRATIDEMYAFEKFKKSASYWLLDFSSFVAFREYYCKFQESQTFNLLFSKEILKRDMKALMQLRETLNVEINIQQVLQYFFFSQFKSLKRYASNVGIKIISDMPIFMFYDSADVWAHQKYFKLKFDASKDKVTGMPSGNLSYKKYLWGNAAYNWKALRKDDYVWWINRIDFMHKYVDIIKFDYFRGFVSTWEISEREFLIYSSNGQWVKCPGKDFFRNVLSKINDLEIWVEDLLEDRSDAFRLRDYFNFPETRIMQFAFDFDSKNLCLPHNYIKNCVVYTSTNESNTIRQFINSVDDEHREYIFDYFNTNENFVVWDMIRGAMSSVADNVIISMKDYLDHVVAHKNVSGSMLNDFRILSSDLNADLSKKISNITKLYGRM from the coding sequence ATGAAAAGAAAAAGTGGAATTTTGCTAAGTATTAGTTCTTTACCATCTAAGTATGGTATTGGTGATTTGGGAAAGGGAGCATATGAGTTTGTAGATTTTCTTGCTAGTTCGTCGCAAAGTTATTGGCAAATATTACCATATTCACTTCCTAATTGTTCAGGAGTTCCTTATTTAAGTTGTTCTGCGTTTGCTGGTAATATAAGTTATATTGATTTAAATGCTATTGATAGATTTATTGATGTGGATTTAGGTACTTTTGGATGTTTGGAAGATAGATATATTGATTATGATAAATTAAAAACCAAAAATATGATTTTAAGAGATGCTGCTTTGAATTTTTTGCATAGGGCGACAATTGATGAGATGTATGCATTTGAAAAATTTAAAAAATCTGCTTCTTATTGGCTTTTAGATTTTTCAAGTTTTGTTGCTTTTAGGGAATATTATTGCAAATTCCAAGAGTCACAGACTTTTAATCTTTTATTTAGTAAAGAAATATTAAAAAGAGATATGAAAGCTTTAATGCAACTTAGAGAAACTCTTAATGTTGAGATCAATATTCAACAAGTATTGCAATATTTCTTTTTTTCACAATTTAAATCCTTAAAAAGGTATGCAAGTAATGTTGGGATTAAAATAATAAGTGATATGCCTATTTTTATGTTTTATGATTCTGCTGATGTTTGGGCACATCAAAAATATTTTAAATTAAAATTTGATGCAAGTAAAGACAAAGTAACAGGTATGCCTTCTGGTAATTTGTCTTATAAAAAATATCTTTGGGGTAATGCAGCTTATAATTGGAAAGCTTTGAGGAAAGATGATTATGTGTGGTGGATTAATCGTATTGATTTTATGCATAAATATGTAGATATTATTAAATTTGATTATTTTAGAGGCTTTGTATCTACTTGGGAAATTTCTGAGCGGGAATTTTTGATTTATAGTAGTAATGGTCAGTGGGTCAAGTGTCCAGGTAAAGATTTTTTTAGAAATGTTTTAAGTAAAATTAATGATTTAGAAATTTGGGTTGAAGACCTTTTAGAAGATCGTAGTGATGCTTTTAGATTAAGAGATTATTTTAATTTTCCAGAAACTAGAATTATGCAGTTTGCATTTGATTTTGATTCAAAAAATTTGTGTCTTCCACATAACTATATAAAGAATTGTGTTGTCTATACAAGTACTAATGAGAGTAATACTATCCGTCAGTTTATTAATTCTGTCGATGATGAGCATAGAGAGTATATTTTTGATTATTTTAATACTAATGAAAATTTTGTTGTTTGGGATATGATACGAGGTGCTATGTCTAGTGTTGCAGATAATGTAATAATTTCAATGAAAGATTATCTTGATCATGTGGTTGCGCATAAAAATGTGTCTGGATCAATGCTTAATGATTTTAGGATCTTGAGTTCTGATTTAAATGCTGATTTAAGTAAAAAAATAAGTAATATTACAAAACTTTATGGAAGAATGTAA
- a CDS encoding calcium/sodium antiporter, translating to MLGIFLLYLGGNYLLKSAVNIATYFKVPNLLIGVIIVSLSTSAPELFTSLIASFKQKNEIIVSNVIGSNIINILLALSLTGCFLKIKTDFKRLKFSFMMLFLLMFLLLLLSFDFSSLSFFKVPYHRTSSLIILFVFISYLFLFYREEKKYNVIAQDLNNLNCDYGFKFLFLNIMFLFLSVYFLYLGSKLLIDNSIYIAHNIFHVSEKVIGIIFVAFGTSIPELVVSLFAIIKKESDIALGNIIGSNIFNIGFILSSSSFISPVLMSDIYFVDFGIMFAISLILLFVVKVRGVFDRAPSIVFLFLYILYNVYLFGVY from the coding sequence ATGTTAGGTATATTTTTGTTATATCTTGGTGGTAATTATCTCTTAAAGAGTGCTGTTAATATTGCTACTTATTTTAAAGTTCCCAATCTTTTAATAGGTGTTATAATAGTCTCTCTATCAACAAGTGCCCCAGAGCTTTTTACAAGTTTGATAGCATCGTTTAAGCAAAAAAATGAGATTATTGTTTCTAATGTCATTGGTAGTAATATTATCAATATATTGCTAGCACTTTCTTTAACAGGTTGTTTTTTGAAAATCAAAACAGATTTTAAAAGACTTAAGTTTTCTTTTATGATGTTATTTTTATTGATGTTTCTTTTATTGTTGCTTTCTTTTGATTTTAGTTCTCTTTCTTTTTTTAAAGTACCTTATCATAGGACCAGTTCGTTGATAATTTTATTTGTATTTATATCTTATTTATTTTTATTTTATAGAGAAGAAAAAAAGTATAATGTTATTGCACAGGATTTAAATAATCTTAATTGTGATTATGGATTTAAGTTTTTATTTTTAAATATTATGTTTTTATTTTTAAGTGTGTATTTTTTATATTTAGGTTCGAAGTTATTGATAGATAATTCAATATATATTGCGCATAATATTTTTCATGTTAGTGAGAAAGTTATTGGAATTATTTTTGTTGCTTTTGGAACCAGTATACCAGAGCTTGTTGTTTCACTTTTTGCAATAATTAAAAAAGAATCAGATATTGCTCTTGGTAATATTATTGGCAGTAACATATTTAATATTGGATTTATTTTATCTAGTAGTAGTTTTATAAGTCCAGTACTGATGAGTGATATTTATTTTGTTGATTTTGGTATTATGTTTGCTATATCTTTGATTTTGTTATTTGTAGTTAAAGTCAGAGGGGTTTTTGATAGGGCTCCTTCTATTGTTTTTTTATTTTTGTATATTTTATATAATGTGTATTTATTTGGTGTTTATTAA
- the alr gene encoding alanine racemase — protein MTKYKEIIINFKNLEHNLITIKSHVHKKELVATLKADAYGHGLIQTFKFFKEKDINYFGLFSIYDAIKLRKIDKNSNILLYINNINKNAIKNLVNFEITPFVADSQYLSLIEKECKRQNKKIKVHLKVDVGMNRYGIKTENALNLATKIQDSKLVEFEGICTHLPTTENTKITQTQSKKFDYLINELKNKNINPKFIHISNSGHITSYKISEKFNMIRPGLILYGYHPNPNNQNNNLKLKPVLNLYSKIIFIKNIKKGDQISYSGLFKAKEDMQIGLIPVGYFDGIPQNTSKNFYCIIKDKKCFIRGKICMNISIIEIPKDLKINIGDEVEIVSERLSLDILSKESGRSTYELLCSIGKNEKKKYLY, from the coding sequence ATGACAAAATATAAAGAAATAATAATAAATTTTAAAAATTTAGAACATAATTTAATTACAATTAAAAGCCATGTTCACAAAAAAGAATTAGTAGCAACACTAAAAGCAGATGCTTACGGACATGGACTTATTCAAACATTTAAATTTTTCAAAGAAAAAGATATAAATTATTTTGGTCTTTTTTCAATATATGACGCTATAAAACTTCGGAAAATCGATAAAAATTCAAACATACTACTCTATATCAATAATATAAATAAAAATGCAATAAAAAATCTGGTAAATTTTGAAATTACACCTTTTGTTGCTGACTCTCAATACTTATCATTAATAGAAAAAGAATGTAAAAGGCAAAATAAGAAAATCAAAGTTCATTTAAAAGTGGATGTAGGAATGAACAGATATGGAATCAAAACAGAAAATGCTTTAAATCTAGCAACTAAAATCCAAGATTCAAAATTGGTCGAATTTGAAGGAATTTGCACACATTTACCAACAACAGAAAACACAAAAATTACGCAAACACAAAGCAAAAAATTTGATTATCTCATAAATGAACTTAAAAATAAAAATATAAATCCAAAATTTATTCACATTTCCAACTCAGGACACATAACAAGCTATAAAATAAGTGAAAAATTTAATATGATAAGGCCAGGCCTTATTTTATATGGATATCATCCAAATCCAAACAACCAAAACAATAACTTAAAACTAAAGCCTGTACTAAATTTATACTCAAAAATAATATTTATTAAAAATATCAAAAAAGGAGACCAAATATCGTATTCTGGTCTCTTTAAAGCAAAAGAAGATATGCAAATTGGACTGATACCAGTTGGATACTTTGATGGAATCCCACAAAATACATCTAAAAATTTTTATTGCATAATAAAAGATAAAAAATGTTTTATTAGAGGGAAAATATGTATGAACATTTCTATCATAGAAATACCTAAAGATCTAAAAATCAATATAGGAGACGAAGTAGAAATAGTTTCTGAAAGATTAAGCTTAGATATACTTAGTAAAGAATCTGGCAGAAGTACATATGAACTACTTTGTTCTATTGGAAAAAATGAGAAAAAAAAATACTTATATTAA
- the secA gene encoding preprotein translocase subunit SecA, giving the protein MLRAIFEATIGSKSKRDLKSYLPVLRNINKLESWTLSLLDEDFSRETEKFKNELQSGKTLEDILERAFALSREAARRRLKERPYDVQLIAGLALHQGKIIEMKTGEGKTLSSVQAAYLNSLTGDGVIIVTVNDYLAERDSNWMKPVFDLLGVSVGVVLSNMDSSRRKIEYGKDITYVTNNELGFDYLRDNMCFDLSQKSLKNFNYCIIDEIDSILIDEARTPLIISGSTEGDTSAYLTVNSLVPLLKECSKDPKTGDYPLEIDDLDGDYTVDEKAKRISFTVNGLNNLERILVSKGIIQGSMYVDSNFNYVHYMTQALKAHLLFLKDREYIVGDFGVEIVDEFTGRVLKGRRYSDGLHQAIEAKEGVRVASENKTMATITFQNLFRMFNKISGMTGTADTEAKEFHRIYDLDVVVVPTNKLVARIDEDDIIYYTEEFKFKAITDEVFEAYKRGQPVLVGTVSIEKSETLSNMFKNRGIKHEVLNAKNHFREALIIAEAGAKYSVTIATNMAGRGTDIKLGGNLEHRVRKKFGTEISLDDLQKAMQSEREQYLKDYEEVKSLGGLYVIGSERHESRRIDNQLRGRGGRQGDPGRSRFYVSLEDDLMRLFAGDNLRSLMGKLGMATGEPIAHSLLTKSLVNAQRRVEDRNFEIRKHLLEYDDVITKHREFIYSQRNLILADDNLKERILISLREYLDFLFDQVKGEVVTSSVLNEINSVFAYMMESVGSVEKMSIADLKDKLMEVARSNLDIKEELIGSELLNEFLKYEYLRNIDSKFQEHLANLDSLRESVYLRSYANKNPITEYKEEGFAIFSELIKDIKIETLRRTLQVKIDVDSSNYKNKKPKDVHATHKEFTGIVSRERDNSVGVQIVRNTPKIGRNEPCYCGSKKKYKNCHGKN; this is encoded by the coding sequence ATGTTAAGAGCGATATTTGAGGCGACTATTGGCTCAAAGAGCAAAAGGGATTTAAAAAGTTATCTTCCTGTTTTAAGAAATATTAATAAACTTGAATCTTGGACACTATCTTTGTTGGATGAGGATTTTTCAAGGGAAACAGAAAAATTCAAAAATGAACTTCAGAGTGGTAAGACTTTAGAAGATATTTTAGAGAGAGCATTTGCGCTCTCTAGGGAGGCTGCAAGAAGGCGACTTAAAGAGAGACCTTATGATGTTCAACTGATTGCTGGTCTTGCGCTTCATCAAGGTAAAATAATAGAAATGAAGACAGGAGAAGGTAAAACTTTGTCTTCTGTTCAGGCTGCTTATCTTAATAGTTTAACGGGTGATGGTGTTATTATTGTTACGGTTAATGATTATCTTGCAGAACGTGATTCAAATTGGATGAAACCTGTTTTTGATCTGTTGGGAGTGAGTGTTGGTGTTGTACTCTCTAATATGGATTCTTCTAGACGAAAGATAGAATATGGTAAAGATATTACCTATGTTACGAATAATGAGCTTGGATTTGATTATTTAAGAGATAATATGTGTTTTGATTTATCTCAGAAATCTTTGAAGAATTTTAATTATTGCATTATTGATGAAATTGATTCTATTTTAATAGATGAGGCTAGAACACCTTTAATTATTTCAGGTTCAACTGAAGGTGACACTAGTGCTTATCTTACTGTTAATTCTCTTGTTCCTCTTTTAAAAGAATGTTCTAAAGATCCAAAAACAGGAGATTATCCTTTAGAGATTGATGATCTTGATGGAGATTATACAGTTGATGAAAAGGCTAAAAGAATATCTTTTACCGTTAATGGATTAAATAATCTTGAACGGATTTTAGTTTCAAAAGGCATAATTCAAGGGTCTATGTATGTTGACTCTAATTTTAATTATGTTCATTATATGACACAGGCATTAAAGGCACATTTATTGTTTTTAAAGGATAGGGAATACATTGTTGGAGATTTTGGTGTTGAGATTGTTGATGAATTTACAGGTCGTGTTTTAAAAGGGCGAAGATATTCAGATGGTCTACATCAAGCTATTGAAGCTAAGGAAGGTGTTAGAGTTGCAAGTGAAAATAAGACTATGGCAACAATTACATTTCAAAATTTATTTAGGATGTTTAATAAGATTTCTGGTATGACTGGTACTGCAGATACAGAAGCGAAAGAGTTTCATAGGATATATGATCTTGATGTTGTAGTGGTACCTACTAATAAATTGGTTGCAAGAATAGATGAAGATGATATTATTTATTATACTGAGGAATTTAAGTTTAAAGCTATTACAGATGAAGTTTTTGAGGCTTATAAAAGAGGACAACCTGTTCTTGTTGGGACAGTTTCTATTGAAAAGTCTGAAACTTTATCTAATATGTTTAAAAATAGAGGCATTAAGCATGAAGTTTTAAATGCAAAGAATCATTTTCGTGAAGCATTAATTATTGCTGAAGCAGGGGCAAAATATTCTGTTACAATTGCAACTAATATGGCTGGTCGTGGTACTGATATTAAGCTTGGAGGTAATCTTGAACATAGAGTTCGTAAAAAATTTGGGACAGAAATAAGTCTTGATGATTTACAGAAAGCTATGCAGAGCGAGAGAGAGCAGTATCTTAAAGATTATGAAGAAGTTAAATCTCTTGGCGGACTTTATGTTATTGGTAGTGAGCGTCATGAGTCTCGAAGAATAGACAATCAGCTTAGAGGACGTGGGGGAAGACAGGGAGATCCTGGTAGATCAAGGTTTTATGTATCTCTTGAGGATGATTTGATGAGGCTTTTTGCAGGAGATAATTTAAGATCTCTTATGGGAAAACTTGGAATGGCTACAGGTGAACCCATTGCGCATTCTTTATTAACAAAATCTTTGGTTAATGCACAAAGGCGTGTAGAGGATCGAAATTTTGAAATTAGAAAACATCTCTTGGAGTATGATGATGTCATAACGAAACATAGGGAATTTATTTATTCTCAGAGAAATTTAATTCTTGCTGATGATAATCTTAAGGAACGTATTCTTATCTCTTTAAGAGAATATCTTGATTTTTTATTTGATCAAGTGAAAGGAGAGGTGGTTACAAGTTCTGTTTTAAATGAAATAAATTCAGTTTTTGCTTATATGATGGAAAGTGTTGGTTCTGTTGAGAAAATGAGTATTGCTGATTTAAAAGATAAGTTAATGGAAGTTGCTAGGTCTAATCTAGATATCAAAGAAGAGTTGATTGGTTCTGAACTTTTAAATGAATTTTTAAAATATGAATATTTGAGAAATATTGATTCTAAATTTCAAGAGCATCTTGCAAATCTTGATTCTTTAAGAGAGTCAGTTTATCTTAGATCTTATGCTAATAAAAATCCAATTACTGAATATAAGGAAGAAGGTTTTGCAATTTTTAGTGAACTTATTAAAGATATTAAGATAGAGACTTTAAGACGAACTTTGCAGGTGAAAATTGATGTTGATTCTAGTAATTATAAAAATAAAAAACCTAAAGATGTTCATGCTACTCATAAGGAGTTTACAGGTATTGTTTCTAGGGAAAGAGATAATTCGGTGGGGGTTCAAATCGTTAGAAATACTCCTAAGATTGGTAGAAATGAACCTTGTTATTGTGGAAGTAAAAAAAAATATAAAAATTGTCATGGAAAAAATTAA
- a CDS encoding LIC_12708 family protein has translation MKKFYKIHLNIFFIIISCNIKTLNELGEQQFKIPFGTLPGEITPLTNKFTNSSFDIKTYNGLVYIVETKANKLMIFTSYGKLIQTYQNGIFKTNDNLKIKKVNFENIQAIYPSKDFIIVSDKIDNTKSKFDEKENIAYSTQIFILNKDSSVAILGQEGHNGTPFPEVCDINIDDGNNIAIITIYHEGYIIYSYDQDLSPLYKIYINTNILQIPEEEKKKYNISIDKIFFEVNKKIIYAKTTYYENIRTNENINDLGVRIKNQHFYTMSLNKNKEFEIKNKITLPQNLLDDQQESFINIIGIQKNKIIASTNMKNLSNILIWKLDNRGKIKEQMILIEPPNLKFLAESLSKDGILSILYAEKSGVSVYWWNLNTLLKL, from the coding sequence ATGAAAAAGTTTTATAAAATTCATTTAAATATATTTTTTATAATTATATCATGTAACATTAAAACTTTAAACGAACTTGGAGAACAACAATTTAAAATACCATTTGGAACATTACCTGGAGAAATAACACCACTTACAAACAAATTTACAAATTCAAGCTTTGATATTAAAACATACAACGGTCTTGTATATATTGTAGAGACAAAAGCAAACAAGCTCATGATTTTTACATCTTATGGAAAATTAATTCAAACTTACCAAAATGGTATATTTAAAACAAATGACAACCTGAAAATAAAAAAAGTAAACTTTGAAAATATTCAGGCTATCTATCCATCAAAAGACTTTATTATAGTATCAGATAAAATAGACAATACAAAATCTAAATTCGATGAAAAAGAAAACATAGCATATTCTACACAAATCTTTATTTTAAATAAAGATTCATCTGTAGCAATACTGGGACAAGAAGGACATAATGGAACGCCATTTCCAGAAGTTTGTGATATTAATATCGATGATGGAAATAACATAGCAATAATAACCATATATCACGAAGGTTACATAATATATTCTTACGATCAAGATCTCTCACCTCTTTATAAGATATATATAAATACAAACATATTACAAATACCAGAAGAAGAGAAAAAAAAATATAATATATCAATAGACAAAATATTTTTTGAAGTCAATAAGAAAATTATTTATGCAAAGACAACATACTATGAAAACATTAGAACAAATGAAAACATTAATGATTTAGGGGTCAGAATCAAAAATCAACACTTTTATACAATGAGCTTAAATAAAAATAAAGAATTTGAAATAAAAAACAAAATTACGCTACCGCAAAATTTATTAGATGATCAACAAGAAAGTTTTATCAATATCATTGGAATTCAAAAAAATAAAATAATAGCATCTACTAATATGAAAAATCTGTCTAATATTTTAATATGGAAATTAGACAATAGAGGAAAAATAAAAGAACAAATGATACTAATTGAACCACCTAATCTTAAATTTCTTGCTGAAAGTCTATCAAAAGACGGAATACTTAGTATACTTTATGCAGAGAAAAGCGGGGTTAGTGTCTATTGGTGGAATTTAAATACATTACTTAAATTATAA
- a CDS encoding superoxide dismutase translates to MFKLPELGYSYDALEPYIDAKTMEIHHSKHHNAYTVNLNSVLEKTKVNCSNDIESILKNVQRFPIEFQKVVKNNAGGYANHNLYFRTLKPGNKDNILKNFEEHVNATFGNLDNLKMALKDLAVSIFGSGWAWLVLYSNRELQVISRPNQDSPLMEDYKPILGIDVWEHAYYLKYQNRRAEYIDAFFKTLNWEEISRIYNEIIE, encoded by the coding sequence ATGTTTAAATTACCAGAACTTGGTTATTCTTATGATGCTTTAGAGCCTTATATTGATGCTAAGACAATGGAAATTCATCATAGTAAGCATCATAATGCTTATACAGTAAATTTAAATTCTGTACTTGAAAAGACAAAGGTAAATTGTTCTAACGATATTGAAAGTATATTAAAAAATGTTCAGCGATTTCCAATTGAATTTCAAAAAGTTGTTAAAAATAATGCAGGTGGATATGCTAATCATAATTTGTATTTTAGGACTTTAAAACCTGGCAATAAAGATAATATTTTGAAAAATTTTGAAGAGCATGTAAATGCTACTTTTGGTAATCTTGATAATTTGAAGATGGCCTTAAAAGATTTAGCTGTTAGTATTTTTGGAAGTGGTTGGGCTTGGTTAGTTCTTTATTCAAATAGAGAGCTGCAAGTAATATCAAGACCAAATCAAGATAGTCCTTTGATGGAGGATTATAAGCCAATTTTAGGTATTGATGTTTGGGAACATGCTTATTATCTTAAATATCAAAATAGAAGAGCCGAATATATTGATGCATTTTTTAAGACATTAAATTGGGAAGAAATTTCGCGAATTTATAATGAAATCATAGAATAA
- a CDS encoding putative glycoside hydrolase, translating into MRLNTCLMFFYIICLLFSYFFLCFHLHSLNENRYFKNSDFFFVHKGALYKKRNNGIFKIETKGIETRWIYPFKNPVPKRITSIYEDFYSSNSLLTTSDAVYVSHNYFKNFIKLVDTEKFNRNSYITASALSRGEYKRIAVGTSNSGLYISINNNLDFKSLNSLISKTYLGAGYYDIISSIEFSKNSESELYCSYGIYGDIVLINIVSGVIKKLDFPFKKQIVRIIDLSDDNIEKLLVGTYDNHFYLYVNGKWIFDSQFSIYESNYLQKSKRINLASNRGAIYLTAYTLRNKTAVDERFEFIKKLGMNAVIIDFKNDSGILTYASQLELPNKMNAVKKLIDVPYILKKAKELGIYVIARVVVFKDSKFYLHNNCEYALWNKKTNRPWGNVVRVMNGNSFKLIQKEHWVDLFSKNTWDYNLDIAQEIQLLGVDEIQFDYIRFPTDGPVSLIASRFNKYEMRAIDALESFLILAREKISIPISIDIYGNNGWFVTNSIGQNISMISDYVDVISPMFYPSHYTNDFLKNDLYYTTRAYKIYKEGSNRAFVFSLGKVIIRPYVQAFLLGSERIVSEEVYLQYFFHQLQGVKESLGNGFSLWNASNIYYMVKSNLNKFLGFS; encoded by the coding sequence ATGAGGCTTAATACATGCTTAATGTTTTTCTATATAATTTGTTTGTTATTTTCTTATTTTTTTTTATGTTTTCATTTACATTCATTAAATGAGAATAGGTATTTTAAAAATAGTGATTTCTTTTTTGTTCATAAGGGTGCTTTATATAAAAAGCGCAATAATGGGATATTTAAAATTGAGACTAAGGGAATAGAGACTAGATGGATATATCCATTTAAGAATCCTGTACCTAAAAGGATAACTTCTATTTATGAAGATTTTTATTCTTCAAATTCTCTTTTAACAACAAGTGATGCTGTTTATGTTTCTCATAATTATTTTAAAAATTTTATAAAATTAGTTGATACTGAAAAATTTAATAGAAATTCTTATATTACAGCAAGTGCATTGTCTCGAGGAGAGTATAAACGTATTGCTGTTGGTACTTCTAACAGCGGACTTTATATCAGTATTAATAATAATTTAGATTTTAAAAGCTTAAATTCTCTAATTTCTAAGACATATTTGGGCGCTGGTTATTATGATATTATTAGTTCGATAGAATTTTCAAAAAATAGTGAGAGTGAATTGTATTGTTCTTATGGAATTTATGGAGATATTGTTTTAATTAATATAGTTTCAGGGGTTATTAAAAAATTAGATTTTCCATTTAAAAAACAGATAGTTCGTATTATTGATTTATCTGATGACAATATAGAAAAACTCTTGGTTGGAACTTATGATAATCATTTTTATTTATATGTTAATGGAAAGTGGATTTTTGATAGTCAATTTTCTATTTATGAAAGTAATTATCTTCAAAAATCAAAGAGAATCAATCTTGCGTCTAATAGGGGTGCAATTTATTTGACAGCTTATACTCTTCGAAATAAAACAGCTGTTGATGAGAGATTTGAGTTTATTAAGAAATTAGGTATGAATGCTGTTATTATTGATTTTAAAAATGATAGTGGTATCTTAACTTATGCAAGTCAGCTAGAATTGCCGAATAAAATGAATGCGGTTAAAAAATTAATAGATGTTCCTTATATTTTAAAAAAGGCAAAAGAATTGGGAATATATGTTATTGCTCGTGTTGTTGTCTTTAAAGATTCAAAATTTTATTTACATAATAATTGTGAGTATGCTCTTTGGAATAAAAAAACCAATCGTCCTTGGGGAAATGTTGTAAGAGTCATGAATGGTAATTCTTTTAAATTGATACAAAAAGAACATTGGGTAGATCTTTTTTCAAAAAATACTTGGGATTATAATTTAGATATTGCACAAGAAATTCAGTTGCTTGGAGTTGATGAGATTCAATTTGATTATATTAGATTCCCAACAGATGGACCTGTATCTCTTATAGCTTCAAGATTTAACAAATATGAAATGAGGGCAATTGATGCTCTTGAATCTTTTTTAATTTTGGCTAGGGAAAAAATTTCTATTCCTATTTCTATTGATATTTACGGCAATAATGGATGGTTTGTTACTAATAGTATTGGTCAAAACATTTCTATGATATCAGATTATGTTGATGTTATCTCTCCCATGTTTTATCCTTCACATTATACTAATGATTTTTTGAAGAATGATTTATATTATACTACCAGGGCTTATAAAATTTATAAAGAGGGGAGTAATAGGGCGTTTGTGTTTTCTTTGGGTAAAGTTATAATTAGACCTTACGTTCAGGCTTTTTTGCTTGGTTCAGAACGTATTGTGAGTGAAGAGGTTTATTTGCAATATTTTTTTCATCAATTACAAGGTGTCAAAGAGTCTTTGGGTAATGGTTTTAGTTTATGGAATGCATCTAATATTTATTATATGGTTAAGAGTAATTTAAACAAATTTTTGGGTTTCTCTTAA
- the nagB gene encoding glucosamine-6-phosphate deaminase, with the protein MRLIIRTTYNEMSRWAANHIATKIKEWAPTKEKPFILGLPTGSSPIGMYQNLIELNKLNKISFENVVTFNMDEYIGLDKNHPESYYSFMWNNFFSHINIQKENINILNGNAINLTNECEKYEKKIKSYGGITLFVGGIGPDGHIAFNEPGSSLKSRTRIKTLTQDTIIANSRFFENDINKVPKSALTVGVGTIMDSKEVMIIVNGHNKSRALKHAIEKGVNHMWPISILQLHQNAIIVSDEAATYELKVGTVKYFNDIEKHNYNNEL; encoded by the coding sequence ATGAGATTAATTATCAGAACTACTTATAATGAAATGTCAAGATGGGCTGCTAATCATATAGCCACAAAAATAAAAGAATGGGCACCTACAAAAGAAAAACCATTCATTTTAGGACTTCCAACAGGCAGTTCTCCAATTGGAATGTACCAAAATTTAATTGAACTCAACAAATTAAATAAAATATCATTTGAAAATGTAGTCACATTCAACATGGACGAATACATAGGTCTTGATAAAAATCATCCTGAAAGTTACTATTCATTTATGTGGAACAATTTCTTTTCACATATAAACATCCAAAAAGAAAATATCAATATACTAAATGGCAATGCTATCAATCTTACAAATGAATGTGAAAAATATGAGAAAAAAATTAAATCTTATGGTGGAATTACACTTTTTGTGGGAGGAATTGGACCTGATGGTCACATTGCATTCAATGAACCTGGCTCATCTCTTAAATCAAGGACAAGAATTAAAACACTAACTCAAGACACAATTATAGCAAATTCAAGATTTTTTGAAAACGACATCAACAAAGTCCCAAAAAGTGCTTTAACAGTAGGAGTAGGAACAATCATGGATTCCAAAGAAGTAATGATTATAGTAAATGGACACAACAAATCAAGAGCACTAAAACATGCCATTGAAAAAGGAGTAAATCACATGTGGCCAATTAGCATTTTGCAGTTACATCAAAATGCAATTATAGTATCAGATGAAGCTGCAACATATGAACTTAAGGTTGGAACAGTCAAATATTTCAATGATATTGAAAAACACAATTACAATAATGAGCTATAA